ATCTTTAAGAAAGCCTGTTCGAGCCGCCGGTTTCTTCGAATATTCGGAGGCAATCGCCTGGACAATCACCTGGGGTTTGCCATGGCTGGTTATAATAAAAGGAAATCCCGCTTTTTGATTTCTTTCAGGAACGATTGTTTAAGTGAGTATCAGTGAGACTCGGCGTTTTGTCATCTTATGTCCCGGTCCATCTCCAGGGTGGAGGAGGACCAGGCGAACAGCACCCAGAAAATCCCCGCGTCCAGAAGAAAGTTCAGGAGACCGCTGCCGTAGTCGTTGCCTCCATTGAGCCACTTCAGCAGAAAGACGCAGATCATCGCGCTGAACAGGGCATACATCCAAAAAAAGGCTTTCCCCGGTTTTCTGCGGGCGTTCATCATCATAAAACGCAATATAAAAAAGACAATCCACAGGCCAAGCGTCAGTAGTCCCGAGGTAAACCCGAACTGACTGATGACCCTGAACGGCGAAGGCACCCGGGCGGCCGAGGCCAGAAACATTTCACTTATGGTAGAAAACACGGCGATGGCAAGACAACACAGAAAGACCGTCCCGATCAGTTTTTCCCGCAGGAGATAGTCTTTCATCGTATAGCTCTCGGCCTTTTGCTTCTGCGCCTCGCGGATTCTACGGAAAAGCTCCTGAGGATCCATGGGCTCCGCTGCCTTCTTCGGCGGCTGAGGGGGCGGCGGCGTCTGCTTCTCATGGGAAACGCTCTGGGGCTCCGAGTGAACGGAAGCGTCATAAATGGGTGAATTCGCCGCGAAACCATGAGTGTGGTCGTAATCAAACCGCTTCGCCGGCGTGCTCAGTACGTCATAAGCCTCCAGCACAGATCTGTATTGCTCTTCAAAACCCTCTCCCGGGTGAAGGTCAGGGTGATACTGTTTAATGATTTTTCTGAAATGATTTTTCAGATCTCTGGGCGAAATCCTGGGGTCTACACCCAAAATTTCGTAATAACTTTTTTTCTCACCTGCCATATCTCTTTCCCTCCACCCGACACCAACCTGCCTGACTGTGGGGTCATTTTATCAGATGATCCCACCCCCGCAAGCCACCATGTCGCAAATTCACCTCTCAAAATCGCTCTCATGCCCAAATAATCTTCCGCGACATACAGGCTGTTTCTCCAACTCTCCGTAAACGTGAACCTGCCAGCTTCCAATTTCCGAATATATTGACAGAGATATAAATAATGTTAATTTCCAAACATGGCTATTGAGTTTTTTCAGCAAGCTTTGGCCCCACGAGTTGGGGATAAGTTACTGTTACAGCAGAGGTCAGCCCTCCAATAATTTAGTGAAAGCTGTTTTCCAAAGTTCAGAACATATCCATCATACATAATAGTCATGATCTGTATTAGTATACTATACGTACGTATTTTTTCGGAAACATCACTCACCTTCTCAGGAAAGGCCGAACGCAGACGGGTGTGGGAATATGCGTTTCGAAGACCTCATCCAGGCTGCCCCATTGGGAATCTATTCTGAAAACCACGAGATTATTCGTGTCCTGGTTGGCCACCAGAAGATAGCTGCCCTCCGCAGTGATGGCAAAGCTCCTTGGGGTTTTCCCCCGACTGGAGACGTTTTCTCTGAGAGACAGGAACCCTTCGGAGGTGATTTCCAGGATGGACAGGGTATCGAGTCCCCGCACGGACGCATAGAGATATTTCCCGTTCGGTAAAATACCGATGTCCGCTCCAATGCTTCCGCTCCGGTCCACGCCGTCGGGCACCAGAGAGACCGTCTGACGATGGATGAGAAAACCCTTTCCGTCGTACTCGAAAGCGCTCACCGAGAGTTCCAGCTCGTTGATCACGTAACAATACCGTCCGGATGGGTGAAATACGCAATGCCGCGGCCCGGCTCCGGCCGTTACGGACACGGGAGGCGGCCCCTTTTTCAGGCCTGCGCCCGAAAAATCCGTTTCATAGACCACGATTTTATCGATGCCCAGATCCGGAACAAAAGCGTATTTTTCCTCCCGGTCGAAAACCGCGGAATGGGCATGGGGACCCTGCTGCCGCAATGGATGAAGGCTTTTTCCCTCGTGCTGGGCGAAAAAAACGCGCTCCCCCAGGCTTCCGTCTTTTTCGACGGGGAAAACGCAGACGCTGCCGCTCATGAAATTCGAAACGGCCACATGAGTATTTTTCGTGTTGACGCTGATGTAACAGGGATCGGTTCCCCCTGTGGCGCGGCTGTTCAAAAAACGGAGCTGCCCGCCCTCTTCCACGGCAAAAGCGCTGGCCGCTCCCGAGGCAAGGCCTTCATATTCTTTCAGTTCGTTTACGCAATACAAAAAACTTCCGCAGGACGAAAGAGTGAGATAAGATGGATTGGGCACGTTCTCCGTCACAAACAGATACGTCAGCTCCCCTGTTTCAGAATCCATTTTATAGCAATAGATACCCTCGCCTTTTCCCACCAGAACGTTTCCCGTTCCGAAAAGAACCGGCTGAGTGTATGTGCCGACGTAAACAAACACCTCTTCCCTCATGAAACAACCCCCGCTCTGCCGCTTTCGAACTGCGCTCTTTTTCAGCTATATTTTTTTATTATAACGTATGAATTAAATATTCTTTGACCATGCGACAAAAATGCGACAAAAAACAATGCAAACCATGAAATGAAAAAACAATGAAAAAAGCGATCTCCCCGTCGAAATTTCTTTCGAAACGAGGAGATCGCGTTCGATGCCGCCAAAACAAAAATTTACGAAAAAAACGTCAATAACTCTATTTTGCGGCAGCAGATCGGCTCTTTTCTCTTTTTGCCAGATACCGCTGGATGAGGAAGAGCGCGACGAAAATCGCGAGGCCGATGAGGTCTGTGCTCATTCCGCTGTCGATGAGGCACAGGGCTCCTCCAAAGACGACAATTCGCAGAAGCGGGTTTATCGTCGTAAAGAGATACCCCTCCACCGCCGCGGCGATCATGAACACGCCGATGCAGGCTCCCGCCGCCACCCTCAAACCACCCAAAAGCGACGTATTGATCAGCAGCAGCTCCGGACAGTAAATAAACATATAGGGGACGATAAAACCGCCTATCGCCAGTTTCACCGAGGCGACACCCGTTTTCATGGGATCTCCCCCCGACAGGCCCGCCGCCGCAAAAGCCGCCAGCGCCACAGGCGGCGTCAGATTCGCGAACATGGCGAAGTAGAAGGAGAACATGTGCGCCGAAATGGGCGGAATCCCCAGTTTCGCCAGCGCCGGAGCCGCGATGGTCGCCGTGATGATGTAGGCCGGGATGGAGGGAACCCCCATACCCAGAATCATGCAGGTGATCATCGTGAAAATCAGCGTGAGAATCAGGCTCTGACTGCCCAAAGTGATGATCGTGTTGGCCATGGTGAGGCCAAATCCCGTTTTGGAGGTGACGCCGATGATGATTCCCACGCAGGCGCAGGCCATCGCCACCGGAACCGTGGCCCTGGCGCCCTCCGCGAAGGAGTCGCATATGTCCCTGAAGCTCATTCGCGTGGCTTTTCTGATGCAGGCGATAACCACTGTGGCCGCAATGGTTATGACGGCTGAAAACACCACCGTCGTCCCGGAAAAGAGAAGCAGATAGAGAAGAAGCACGATGGGAACCAGCAGATGGCCCTTGTCCCTGAGAACGGCGCCGATGCGGGGCAGTTGCTCCCGGGGCAGACCGTGAAGGTCGTTTTTACAGGCTCGCAGATGGACCTGGATGATGATGCCCAGATAGTAGATCAGCGCAGGGATGGCCGCGTGCACGATGATCACCGAGTAGGGAACGCTGAGAATTTCGGCCATGATGAAAGCCGCCGCTCCCATGACGGGGGGCAGCAGCTGACCGCCCACCGAGGCCGAGGCCTCCACCGCGCCGGCAAACTCTTTGCTGTACCCCATTTTTTTCATCAAAGGAATGGTGAAAGCTCCCGTCGTAACCACGTTGGCCACGGCCGAGCCGTTGATGGACCCCAAAAAGCCGGAAGCCACCACGGACACCTTGGCCGGTCCGCCCTTGGTGTGACCCGCCAGAGCCATGGCAACGTCGTTGAAAAACGCCCCCATCCCCGACTTTCCCATCACCGCTCCGAACAGGATGAACAGATAGATATAGCTGGCCGCCACGCTCACCGATGAACCGTAAATCCCCTCCGTGTTGGCGAAGAACTGATTGGAGAGCTGAAGCCAGGAGTATCCCCGATGCCCGAACAGGCCGGGAAGGCTGATGTGCCACAGTCCGCGGGGACCGCAAAGCCCGTAGGCTATGAAGACGATGCTCAGGATGGGCAGGGCCCAGCCGGTCATGCGCCGGGAGCCTTCCAGCACCAGCAGAACCAGCAGCGTGGCCACGATGAGATCGGGAGTGTTCGGGTTTCCCGCCCGGCTGATGATGCCGAGGTAATCCACCCATACATACAGGGGCACCGCCGCCGACAGAAGAATCAGAATCCAGTCGAACCATGTCACTTTTTTCCCGCTTTTGCCGCTGAAGGGATACATGATGAACCCCAAAATCAGCATCATGCCCACGTGCAGCGAACGATGCTTGAGCACCACCGGCGTTCCCAGGAAGGAGGTGATGAAATGGTACAGGGTGACCGCGATGCAGGCCACGTAGAAAAGCTTCGCGACGAAAGCGCTGTCCAAAGAACGCGTCGCGGATTCCTTGTCGAGTTTTTCGATGAGCTCCCGCTGCTGCTTCGTCAGTTTGCCTTCCATGGCTCTGGCAATGGCTTCCTTCGAAACCTCGTCCTCCAGGGGTTGGGACGCTGCCTCCTTTCCCTGAGAATTTTCATGCTTGTCGTCAAAATCCATGCAAAACCACACCTCTCAAAATTATTAAATCATTTGGCAAAAGCCGCAATTGCCCATTGGTATCAGTGCATCAGCAGCGTCGGAAGCCAGGTGGAAAGCGCGGGAATGTAGGACACCATCAACAGAACAATGAGGCAGACGATCAGATAGGGCATGTTGGCCCCCACGATTTTGCTGATGGAAATTTTTCCGATGCTGGAGGCCACGAAAAGACACACCCCCACCGGCGGAGTGATCAGGCCGATGACCAGGTTCAGCACGCAGATCATCGCCGACTGGATGGGGTCCACCCCCACCTGGGTCAGCACGGCCAGAAGCGTCGGAAACAGCGTCATCAGCGCCGCGATCGTCTCCATGAACATCCCCACGAAAAGCAGGAAGATGTTGATAATCAGGATAATCAGAACTTTGTTGCGGGTAAGCGAGAGCATCGTTTTGGCGATGAGCTGAGGGATCTGCTCGCTGGCCAGAATCCACCCGAACACGTTGGCAAAGGCCACCAGCGTGATGATCGACGCCGACATAATCGCGGACTCCTTCAAAACCCGCGGAACGTCCTTAATGTGAAGGTCTCTGTAAATGACCAGTCCCACGAAGAGCGCGTAGACGCAGGCAACGACCGAGGCCTCCGTGGGGCTGAACCATCCGCTGAGAATTCCGGCAAAGATGATGACGATCATGAAGATAGCCCAAATGCCCCCGAAAAATTCCCGCAGGAAAACCCTCCAGGTCGGTTTGGGATACTTGGGATAACCCCGTTTCACCGCAATCCAGTAGGTTATCACCATCATGAACCCGCCGATCAGCAGGCCCGGAATGGCTCCCGCCAGAAAGAGCTTGCCCACGGAAAGCCCCGTCAGCGTCCCCGCGATGATCATGGGCATCGAGGGCGGGATGATGGGACCCAGACAGGAGGAAGAAGCCGTGACGGCACAGGAAAAATCCATGTCGTAACCGTCTCTGTGCATGGCCGGTATCAAAATGGCCCCCAGACTGGACACGTCCGCCACGGCCGTCCCGGACACCCCCGCGAACACCATGGAGTCCACCACGTTGGCCAGGGCCAGCCCTCCGCGAATGTGCCCCACCAGCGCGTTGGAAAAACGCACGATGCGGTCGGAGATGCCCCCCTGGTTCATCAGGTTCCCCGCCAGAATGAAACCCGGTACGCACAGCAGCGTAAAGGAGTTGATTCCCGCGAACATGCGCTGGGGAATCACAGAGAGGGGAATCCCCGCTCCCATCAGATAGAGAAGGGAGGACAGACCCAGAGAAAAGGCCACGGGAATGCCCATGAACAGAAATACCACGAAGCTAAGAAACAGCAGCGTTACCATGATTCACTTCTCCCTTTGCCAGAGATTTGAGGTCTTCGACCACGAGCATAACCGTATAGAGCAGAATACTTCCGGAGTGGAGAACCATGCTGGCGAAGATCCAGTGCATGGGGATCTCCAAGGATGCCGAGGTTTGAATTCTCCCCACGAGGGCGTTTTTCCAGCCATACCAGACCGTGGCCACCATCAGGGCGATGGTCAGAAGGTCGATGACGAGCTGGATCAGGGTTCTCAGACGACCTCTGGTGAAATTGATGAACACGTCCACGTTGACGTAGGCCCGTTCTTTCGCGGCCAGCCCCGCGGCGAAGGCCACCATGTAAAGCATCAGGAAACGGGAGGCCTCCTCCGTCCAGTGGGGAGATTTGGGCAGAAACATCCTTGCGTAAACCTGCAAAAGCACAACGGCAATGAGCCCGGCAAAGAAAATGGAAGACATCCATTCCAGAAAACGATCCAGCGTATTCCTGAACACAATTTCCACCTCCACACACGTGTAATGCGGCACTGATTTCGGTTACAAGTCTGCCTGCGCGTCAAACCTTACAAAGGGCGGGTAATTTTTCTGAAACTTCGCAATATCGTTCCTGACATTACCAACAAAGATATTATATTCCATTCTCATACCTTCCAATCGGTTGAATTTCAATGACCAGACTGGTAAAAATCATGAAACAGAAACTCGGAGGAAAAAAGCAGAGCGTTACAGGATATGACGTACAAAAGTATATCATGGGAACAACAGCGCCCCGCCGAAACGCGGGCAGCCAAAGTTCTTCGGGGGTGCATTCGGGCCGGCCGAAACCCGCTAATTCGTCTCGTCGGCCTCTATGACCAGGGAGGGGCAGACCCTCTTCATCTCGCTCAGAATTTTTTCTCTGTCGTGGCTCTGGATGACGCAGGACTTTCCGTTTTTCAGCTCGATTCGAAATCCCGGCCCGCTGTCCGTGGCGTAAAGGGATTCCCGACCAAAGAAAAAGGCCCTGTTCGTCGGCGCGATGCCGCTGAAAATCCTTTCGGAGCCAATACGCGTCCTGCTGATGCTCTTTATCGCGTCATAACGGATGGTTCGCCGTCTGAAGAGAAAGCCCGCCCACACCTTCAGCTCCGATTCCGTGAGGATGATGCGGGTGCCTCCAAAAGTCACGAGGGCGACCAGAATGATACAAACGGCGAAGACCAGGCGCAAACGGATTTCCGCCGCCAGCGACTCGCCCAGGACCTCCAGAAGGAAAAATCCCAGCGTCACATACAGCGCGAATCCGGCGACCAGAGCGACCACACAGTACTTCGACCATTCGCGGCGCCTGTAAATGTATCCGGTCACGGCGTCTCCTCCTTCCATTTACCCCCGACGAGTTCCCCTGACGAGCCAGCTCAGTGCCGTTCTCGATATTCTTTGATCCGGGCGTGCCATTCGGGCACGTCGCCCTCCGGAGGAACCGTCTCCTCTCCCAGCAGCAGGTCGACGAGATACCGCGGTTTCTTCCCTCCAAAATGCATCGAGCGGACGCAGGTCACGCAGTAGACCGCCACCTCGTCGCAGGGCATGGAAGCGGCGCGCTCCTTCATTCTCGCATGAATCTCCTCCAGAGGCAGATCCGGGTAATAGCTGTCCCCGCAGCATCGGGACGAGGCGGCGTGAAGGGCCGCTTCCACAACTTCGATGTTCATCTTCTTCAGGAGACTCCGGGCCGCCCTGTGAACCTGGGGCTTCGATCGAATCGGACAGGGGTCGTGGAGGCTCATTTTCCGGCCTTTGTAGTCCGGGTACTGAATCCCCTCCACACCGTCCAGAACCTCCCAGAGGGTCAGAGTGGAAATTCCCTCGTACAGCTTGTTAAAACGTCTGTCGCACCCCGCGCACACCACCACGATGCAGGACCCCTTTTCCACCTGGGGATCGTGGTGACAGCAGAGACTGTGCAGCTCCACATTCCCGTCGTATTTGTCGCGCAGCAGCTTCAGAAGCGCGACCTCCGCCTCCGGTTTGTGGATGGTCAGAGCGCAGCCTGGATTGAAATACGTTTTCCCCATCTTCATCCTCTCTTTTCTCTCTGTGTTTTCTCTCTTTTCTTTGTTTAAAGTCGGGGCAGGGCCGCCAGCAGCGCCTGAGTGTAGGGATGAGTCGGTTTTTCCAGCAGGTCGGCGGCAGAACCGGACTCCGCGATTTCCCCCTTCCAGAGAACCAGAGCGTACTCCGCGGCGTAACGGGCAAGCAGCAGATCGTGAGTCACGAGAATCATGGACATTCCCCTCCGAATCCGGCGGCTCAGAACGTCCAGCACCTCTCCCCGGGTAGAAACGTCCTGCATGGCGGTGGGCTCGTCCGCCAGAAGCAGCTCCGGCTCCAGAATCAGAGCCCGGGCTATGGCCACCCTCTGACGCTGGCCCCCGGAAAGGGCATGGCGCACACGAACGTTCCACAGGGATTCGGG
The Synergistaceae bacterium genome window above contains:
- a CDS encoding DnaJ domain-containing protein — protein: MAGEKKSYYEILGVDPRISPRDLKNHFRKIIKQYHPDLHPGEGFEEQYRSVLEAYDVLSTPAKRFDYDHTHGFAANSPIYDASVHSEPQSVSHEKQTPPPPQPPKKAAEPMDPQELFRRIREAQKQKAESYTMKDYLLREKLIGTVFLCCLAIAVFSTISEMFLASAARVPSPFRVISQFGFTSGLLTLGLWIVFFILRFMMMNARRKPGKAFFWMYALFSAMICVFLLKWLNGGNDYGSGLLNFLLDAGIFWVLFAWSSSTLEMDRDIR
- a CDS encoding lactonase family protein, coding for MREEVFVYVGTYTQPVLFGTGNVLVGKGEGIYCYKMDSETGELTYLFVTENVPNPSYLTLSSCGSFLYCVNELKEYEGLASGAASAFAVEEGGQLRFLNSRATGGTDPCYISVNTKNTHVAVSNFMSGSVCVFPVEKDGSLGERVFFAQHEGKSLHPLRQQGPHAHSAVFDREEKYAFVPDLGIDKIVVYETDFSGAGLKKGPPPVSVTAGAGPRHCVFHPSGRYCYVINELELSVSAFEYDGKGFLIHRQTVSLVPDGVDRSGSIGADIGILPNGKYLYASVRGLDTLSILEITSEGFLSLRENVSSRGKTPRSFAITAEGSYLLVANQDTNNLVVFRIDSQWGSLDEVFETHIPTPVCVRPFLRR
- a CDS encoding (Fe-S)-binding protein, whose protein sequence is MKMGKTYFNPGCALTIHKPEAEVALLKLLRDKYDGNVELHSLCCHHDPQVEKGSCIVVVCAGCDRRFNKLYEGISTLTLWEVLDGVEGIQYPDYKGRKMSLHDPCPIRSKPQVHRAARSLLKKMNIEVVEAALHAASSRCCGDSYYPDLPLEEIHARMKERAASMPCDEVAVYCVTCVRSMHFGGKKPRYLVDLLLGEETVPPEGDVPEWHARIKEYRERH
- a CDS encoding TRAP transporter permease; amino-acid sequence: MDFDDKHENSQGKEAASQPLEDEVSKEAIARAMEGKLTKQQRELIEKLDKESATRSLDSAFVAKLFYVACIAVTLYHFITSFLGTPVVLKHRSLHVGMMLILGFIMYPFSGKSGKKVTWFDWILILLSAAVPLYVWVDYLGIISRAGNPNTPDLIVATLLVLLVLEGSRRMTGWALPILSIVFIAYGLCGPRGLWHISLPGLFGHRGYSWLQLSNQFFANTEGIYGSSVSVAASYIYLFILFGAVMGKSGMGAFFNDVAMALAGHTKGGPAKVSVVASGFLGSINGSAVANVVTTGAFTIPLMKKMGYSKEFAGAVEASASVGGQLLPPVMGAAAFIMAEILSVPYSVIIVHAAIPALIYYLGIIIQVHLRACKNDLHGLPREQLPRIGAVLRDKGHLLVPIVLLLYLLLFSGTTVVFSAVITIAATVVIACIRKATRMSFRDICDSFAEGARATVPVAMACACVGIIIGVTSKTGFGLTMANTIITLGSQSLILTLIFTMITCMILGMGVPSIPAYIITATIAAPALAKLGIPPISAHMFSFYFAMFANLTPPVALAAFAAAGLSGGDPMKTGVASVKLAIGGFIVPYMFIYCPELLLINTSLLGGLRVAAGACIGVFMIAAAVEGYLFTTINPLLRIVVFGGALCLIDSGMSTDLIGLAIFVALFLIQRYLAKREKSRSAAAK
- a CDS encoding TRAP transporter large permease, with the protein product MVTLLFLSFVVFLFMGIPVAFSLGLSSLLYLMGAGIPLSVIPQRMFAGINSFTLLCVPGFILAGNLMNQGGISDRIVRFSNALVGHIRGGLALANVVDSMVFAGVSGTAVADVSSLGAILIPAMHRDGYDMDFSCAVTASSSCLGPIIPPSMPMIIAGTLTGLSVGKLFLAGAIPGLLIGGFMMVITYWIAVKRGYPKYPKPTWRVFLREFFGGIWAIFMIVIIFAGILSGWFSPTEASVVACVYALFVGLVIYRDLHIKDVPRVLKESAIMSASIITLVAFANVFGWILASEQIPQLIAKTMLSLTRNKVLIILIINIFLLFVGMFMETIAALMTLFPTLLAVLTQVGVDPIQSAMICVLNLVIGLITPPVGVCLFVASSIGKISISKIVGANMPYLIVCLIVLLMVSYIPALSTWLPTLLMH
- a CDS encoding TRAP transporter small permease — its product is MFRNTLDRFLEWMSSIFFAGLIAVVLLQVYARMFLPKSPHWTEEASRFLMLYMVAFAAGLAAKERAYVNVDVFINFTRGRLRTLIQLVIDLLTIALMVATVWYGWKNALVGRIQTSASLEIPMHWIFASMVLHSGSILLYTVMLVVEDLKSLAKGEVNHGNAAVS